A window from Gottschalkiaceae bacterium SANA encodes these proteins:
- a CDS encoding energy-coupling factor transporter transmembrane protein EcfT: protein MKKISFDPRTKLFVVLCLSTAAVAFPEWQNLLRVTLVGIGFGWVFSVPFGSLLRRFSRILTLFFGLILVQSLFTHQGEAILQIARVPILTTVGLERGLAYLFRVVIILLSGSILATSSMRDLLQALQQLKLPYVIGLMTAIGVKFLPIFVAEVQDAFVAMQLRGIDVKHLKLRKRIQVIAYLFIPLILSTLDKAERLAATIESRGFRTGAKRSHYRKLKLRRQDLICMMIVPMVMLLTRV, encoded by the coding sequence ATGAAGAAAATCTCTTTTGATCCAAGAACGAAGTTATTTGTTGTCTTATGTTTGTCAACGGCTGCTGTTGCTTTTCCAGAATGGCAAAATTTACTTAGAGTGACCTTGGTTGGTATTGGTTTTGGATGGGTATTTTCTGTTCCATTTGGCAGTTTATTAAGGCGGTTTTCAAGAATTCTGACTTTGTTTTTCGGCTTGATCCTTGTGCAGAGTCTCTTTACCCATCAAGGGGAAGCGATTCTTCAGATTGCCAGAGTTCCCATTTTGACAACAGTTGGCTTGGAACGGGGATTGGCCTACTTATTTCGGGTGGTCATCATCCTCTTGTCTGGCTCTATTCTGGCTACATCGAGTATGCGGGATCTCTTGCAGGCTTTGCAGCAGTTGAAACTGCCCTATGTGATTGGACTGATGACGGCCATTGGTGTCAAATTTCTGCCGATCTTTGTTGCTGAGGTACAAGATGCTTTTGTTGCCATGCAACTCAGGGGAATTGATGTGAAGCATTTAAAGCTAAGAAAAAGAATTCAGGTGATCGCTTATCTGTTCATTCCATTGATTCTATCGACTTTGGATAAGGCAGAAAGATTGGCGGCTACCATTGAGAGCCGCGGATTCCGGACTGGAGCCAAGCGATCGCATTATCGGAAACTGAAGCTGAGACGACAAGATTTGATTTGCATGATGATTGTACCGATGGTCATGCTTTTGACGAGAGTATAG
- the mobB gene encoding molybdopterin-guanine dinucleotide biosynthesis protein B: MKVISVVGYSKSGKTTTIETIIRELRKRNYRVGSIKDIHYEGFQIDTDGTNTDRHRKAGSELVTARGLHETDVLFSDRLDLYAMARFYDVDFLIVEGIREANTPIILTADKIEDLDQRWSDHVFMVSGKIADEIDEYRGMPAISVLQDPMALVDRIEETAFDLLPDFPATCCTACGGTCRELCAAILRGERERKDCVLDQAQVRLSVNDQQIPMVPFVQNILRNAVLGVVKELEGSQDDAKITIEIGPSWQQK, from the coding sequence ATGAAAGTTATATCCGTTGTTGGCTATTCGAAATCTGGCAAAACAACTACGATTGAGACGATTATTCGAGAGTTGCGTAAACGAAACTATCGAGTGGGGAGCATTAAGGATATTCATTACGAGGGGTTTCAAATCGACACGGACGGAACCAATACGGATCGCCATCGAAAAGCGGGATCAGAATTGGTGACGGCAAGAGGGCTGCATGAGACCGATGTATTGTTTTCGGATCGATTGGACCTATACGCCATGGCGCGATTCTATGATGTGGATTTTTTAATTGTTGAAGGGATTCGGGAAGCCAATACACCGATTATTTTAACAGCAGACAAGATTGAAGATTTGGACCAACGCTGGAGTGACCATGTATTTATGGTTTCTGGTAAGATTGCTGATGAGATTGATGAATACAGGGGAATGCCTGCCATTAGTGTGTTACAAGATCCGATGGCACTGGTTGATCGAATTGAAGAAACTGCTTTTGATTTGTTGCCTGATTTTCCGGCGACTTGCTGTACCGCTTGCGGGGGGACTTGCAGGGAACTATGCGCGGCAATTCTAAGAGGGGAAAGAGAGCGGAAAGATTGTGTTCTCGATCAAGCGCAAGTACGATTGTCTGTAAATGATCAACAGATTCCCATGGTTCCTTTTGTACAAAATATTCTTAGAAATGCAGTGCTTGGCGTTGTAAAGGAATTGGAAGGATCTCAAGACGATGCAAAGATTACGATTGAAATTGGTCCGTCATGGCAGCAAAAATGA
- the yidA gene encoding sugar-phosphatase, whose amino-acid sequence MIKFLALDVDGTLLNSKREVCESTIEMIKEAQEKDVLVTICTGRPVQGAVPFVKMFGLQSPIIAYNGGMIVDSKTMEVLYEQDVSGEDARRIIALGQERETTIIIWSNNQLYVNELNDHVNEYKQLSDVQPIKIQDYEEIIQQGITKLLWIDDVEKIRTYKADMHTQLQETVNVVISKPHYLEFVDKKVSKGEALKQIGEIYGISRNEMMAIGDGDNDLPMLEYAGLGVAMGNAPDFVKEKVQFVTASNDEDGIAVAIRKFIVTVER is encoded by the coding sequence ATGATCAAATTTTTAGCATTAGATGTAGATGGGACTTTATTAAACAGCAAACGGGAAGTATGTGAATCGACTATTGAGATGATCAAAGAAGCCCAAGAAAAGGATGTCTTGGTTACGATTTGCACCGGAAGACCGGTTCAAGGTGCTGTACCTTTTGTAAAAATGTTTGGATTGCAATCGCCGATTATTGCTTATAATGGTGGGATGATTGTCGATTCAAAAACGATGGAAGTTCTTTATGAACAGGATGTAAGTGGAGAAGATGCAAGACGAATCATCGCTTTGGGCCAAGAACGAGAGACAACGATCATTATTTGGTCAAACAACCAATTGTATGTAAATGAACTGAATGATCATGTTAATGAATACAAACAGTTGTCAGATGTTCAGCCGATAAAAATTCAGGATTATGAAGAGATTATTCAACAGGGGATTACAAAACTTCTTTGGATTGATGACGTAGAGAAGATTCGAACCTATAAAGCTGACATGCATACTCAATTACAGGAAACTGTCAACGTCGTTATTTCAAAACCGCATTATTTGGAGTTTGTCGATAAAAAGGTTTCAAAAGGCGAGGCCTTAAAACAGATTGGCGAGATCTATGGAATCAGCCGAAACGAGATGATGGCGATTGGAGATGGCGACAATGATCTACCCATGCTTGAATATGCAGGACTGGGAGTTGCCATGGGGAATGCGCCGGATTTTGTAAAAGAGAAGGTACAATTTGTAACTGCTTCCAACGATGAAGATGGGATTGCTGTCGCAATCAGAAAATTCATTGTTACAGTTGAACGATAA
- a CDS encoding DNA-deoxyinosine glycosylase, translating to MGRIDSFEPIIGNKPTVLILGTMPSVKSLEVEEYYGFGRNQFWRIMGDLFGFDRNDPYEFRKACLIKHGIAVWDVMQSCERKGSLDKDIKNAVYNDIAELIEKHPSIKVVIANGSKARDVYNRQFRKVLPQIEMTPYYSTSPANAIAYDKKLKQWQELLDLIDS from the coding sequence ATGGGAAGAATCGATTCATTTGAACCCATCATTGGGAATAAGCCCACAGTTTTAATTCTGGGCACCATGCCTAGCGTTAAGTCCTTGGAGGTTGAGGAGTATTATGGCTTTGGGCGCAATCAATTTTGGCGAATTATGGGAGATCTATTTGGATTTGATCGGAATGATCCCTATGAATTTCGAAAGGCTTGCTTGATCAAGCATGGAATTGCCGTTTGGGATGTCATGCAATCTTGTGAGCGCAAAGGCAGCCTGGACAAAGATATCAAGAATGCGGTTTATAATGACATTGCTGAATTAATCGAAAAACATCCAAGTATCAAGGTCGTAATTGCAAATGGCAGCAAGGCAAGGGATGTATATAACAGGCAGTTTCGTAAGGTCTTGCCTCAAATTGAGATGACTCCATATTATTCAACGAGCCCCGCCAATGCGATTGCTTATGACAAGAAGTTGAAACAGTGGCAAGAATTATTAGACTTGATCGATTCTTGA
- a CDS encoding sodium:alanine symporter family protein, whose translation MELLLRIDSMVWGPPLLILLVGTGMYLTLRLGLLQIFKLPLAIKYLFSKDEDSAKGDVSSFGALCTALAATIGTGNIVGVATAIKLGGPGALFWMWIAAFFGMATKYAEGLLAVKYRVVDDNGNMSGGPMYYLQNGLNNKFLAKMFALFGIFVACFGIGTFPQVNAITSVVETTFHVPVVVTAVVLTALAAMVIVGGIKKISKVSETIVPFMAVFYFAGALLILVLHVEAIPASIDLVLKSAFTPVAASGGFLGASMMMAVQSGIARGVFSNESGLGSSPIAAAAAKTNSCVRQGLVSMTGTFIDTILICTMTGLVLILTGEWSGELSGAAMTTSAFAGGLGNIGQLIVTIGLIFFAFTTILGWGYYGERCTEFLFGVKGIKFFKVFYIFMIGFGVFLQLEAIWVLADIVNGLMAIPNLIGLLGLSSIVVSETKSYFQNLNLKVGVSVSQTSENGVLDEERWIV comes from the coding sequence ATGGAATTATTATTGAGAATCGATTCAATGGTATGGGGACCACCACTCTTGATTTTATTGGTGGGGACTGGGATGTATTTAACTTTGCGCCTGGGCCTGTTGCAGATATTCAAATTGCCCTTGGCAATCAAATATTTGTTTTCAAAGGATGAGGATTCCGCAAAAGGCGATGTTTCCAGTTTTGGAGCTTTATGTACGGCATTGGCGGCAACGATTGGTACAGGGAATATTGTTGGGGTAGCGACAGCCATTAAGCTAGGGGGGCCAGGGGCTTTGTTTTGGATGTGGATCGCAGCATTCTTCGGTATGGCAACGAAATATGCAGAAGGATTGTTGGCGGTTAAATATCGAGTGGTCGATGACAACGGAAATATGTCTGGTGGCCCCATGTATTATTTGCAGAATGGATTGAATAACAAGTTCTTGGCGAAAATGTTTGCCCTATTTGGCATCTTTGTTGCTTGTTTTGGAATTGGTACCTTTCCGCAGGTCAATGCGATTACCTCAGTTGTAGAAACAACCTTTCATGTTCCGGTGGTTGTAACAGCAGTTGTGCTTACGGCTTTGGCAGCCATGGTTATCGTTGGAGGAATCAAGAAAATTTCAAAGGTATCTGAAACGATTGTTCCCTTTATGGCAGTTTTTTACTTTGCTGGCGCTTTGCTTATATTGGTTTTGCATGTAGAAGCCATCCCTGCTTCCATTGACCTTGTTTTAAAGAGCGCTTTTACTCCTGTGGCAGCATCCGGTGGATTTTTGGGAGCGTCAATGATGATGGCTGTACAAAGTGGGATTGCTAGAGGAGTCTTTTCCAATGAATCTGGATTAGGCAGTTCTCCAATTGCAGCGGCTGCAGCGAAAACAAATTCCTGTGTAAGACAGGGGTTGGTTTCCATGACGGGTACTTTTATTGACACAATTCTTATTTGCACAATGACGGGTTTGGTTTTGATTCTTACAGGGGAATGGTCCGGAGAATTAAGTGGGGCGGCCATGACAACATCAGCTTTTGCTGGAGGTTTGGGTAACATTGGCCAGTTAATCGTGACCATTGGACTGATTTTCTTTGCCTTTACAACCATTCTTGGCTGGGGATACTATGGAGAACGATGCACGGAGTTTCTTTTTGGTGTAAAAGGTATCAAGTTTTTTAAGGTGTTTTATATTTTCATGATCGGCTTTGGTGTCTTCTTACAACTAGAAGCTATCTGGGTACTTGCCGATATCGTCAATGGCTTGATGGCGATACCCAATTTGATTGGTTTGTTAGGCTTGAGTAGTATTGTGGTTTCGGAAACCAAGAGTTATTTTCAAAATCTAAACCTTAAGGTCGGCGTTTCGGTAAGCCAGACCAGTGAAAACGGAGTGTTGGATGAAGAGAGATGGATTGTATAG
- a CDS encoding diguanylate cyclase — MSIILMSLSLFLLQSATENSQKQERLDLMNQIIQFQANAEISIQESIYLLEGYMAYVETNPQLTDRESEAFLGYLLKNKKTLIRNIGVLQNTTIIWNYPQEGNEESIGVDLTEIDDQKVDVLLVKENGESTFRGPVKLLQGGLGFIARLPLSRFGEYWGQISIVMDADQYKTNLEQIAKEAGLNIAVYNAEQFPTNPFYGDPAIYERNSLLLNFNILNSHWLVAAEPIDGWQSSIPFFKEMRLIFMIISLMIGLMVFIIMHTRHQLKYQALTDPLTHLGNRHALNMQMDKISNATKQLPVTVFMFDINSFKQINDRYGHDVGDQVLVTFADQLNQLPCKQKKVYRLGGDEFLVILIESLKNCKLSLDTTSIRELLSFTLETIHPPTQIVPSIGIVQLPDEENSLKKAIEMADRRMYEDKDAMRIETK, encoded by the coding sequence GTGAGTATCATTTTGATGAGTCTTTCACTGTTCCTTCTCCAGTCAGCCACGGAGAATAGTCAAAAACAGGAACGCTTAGATTTGATGAATCAAATTATACAATTTCAAGCGAATGCCGAAATATCCATACAAGAAAGCATCTATCTCTTAGAAGGCTATATGGCTTATGTAGAAACAAATCCGCAATTAACCGATCGGGAATCCGAGGCATTCTTGGGTTATCTACTAAAGAATAAAAAAACCTTAATCCGTAATATCGGTGTTCTTCAAAATACAACCATTATTTGGAATTATCCCCAAGAAGGAAACGAAGAATCAATCGGTGTTGATTTAACAGAAATAGACGATCAAAAAGTGGATGTTCTGCTGGTTAAAGAAAATGGAGAGTCCACCTTCCGCGGTCCTGTCAAGCTCTTACAAGGTGGACTTGGATTTATTGCGCGTCTCCCATTATCTCGATTTGGTGAATATTGGGGACAAATTAGTATTGTTATGGATGCTGACCAATACAAAACAAACTTGGAACAAATTGCCAAAGAAGCTGGATTGAATATTGCTGTGTACAATGCTGAACAATTCCCAACCAATCCTTTTTATGGTGATCCAGCAATTTACGAGCGCAACAGCCTCCTTCTAAACTTTAATATTCTAAATAGCCACTGGCTTGTCGCAGCGGAACCAATCGATGGATGGCAGTCTAGTATTCCGTTTTTTAAAGAAATGCGTTTGATCTTTATGATTATTAGCCTGATGATCGGACTTATGGTTTTTATAATCATGCATACCCGTCATCAACTTAAATATCAGGCTTTGACCGACCCTCTCACCCATTTGGGAAATCGACATGCCTTGAATATGCAAATGGACAAAATCTCAAACGCAACGAAACAATTACCTGTAACTGTCTTTATGTTTGATATCAATTCATTCAAACAAATCAATGATCGCTATGGACATGATGTTGGTGACCAAGTTCTTGTGACATTTGCTGATCAACTTAATCAGTTACCTTGCAAGCAAAAGAAAGTTTATCGACTGGGTGGCGATGAGTTCTTGGTAATTCTGATCGAGTCTCTTAAAAACTGCAAATTATCACTGGATACTACAAGCATTCGTGAGCTGCTTTCTTTTACTCTAGAGACGATACATCCACCAACACAAATCGTTCCTAGTATAGGCATTGTTCAGTTGCCAGATGAAGAAAATTCCCTTAAAAAAGCAATTGAAATGGCCGATCGTCGCATGTATGAAGATAAAGATGCCATGCGAATTGAGACAAAATAA
- a CDS encoding alpha/beta hydrolase codes for MKPRQRLQKHALRKFVIGLLVVIALIMGGFIFYTMDYYRADPEVQMLMSRENDRIQSDGDFTSVYPNIEENKKIGLIFYPGGKVEARAYLPLLKQLSDEGITCVLSEMPFNLAVFNTDAADQVYPLYPEIDHWFLAGHSLGGAMASSYAEKNVEKLDGLILLGAYPINDADLPTIAIYGTEDIQLDIEKMRLAEEFVIDGGNHAYFGNYGEQEGDGLALISRQEQQIIAVKTIIQFLEEID; via the coding sequence ATGAAACCAAGACAAAGATTACAGAAGCATGCTCTTCGAAAGTTTGTGATCGGTCTACTCGTGGTTATCGCATTGATTATGGGCGGATTTATTTTTTATACCATGGATTACTATCGGGCGGATCCAGAAGTTCAAATGCTGATGAGTCGTGAAAATGATCGGATTCAAAGCGATGGAGATTTTACTTCTGTGTATCCGAATATCGAGGAAAACAAAAAGATTGGCTTGATATTTTATCCTGGGGGTAAGGTTGAAGCACGTGCATATTTGCCTCTGTTAAAGCAACTCTCTGATGAGGGAATCACCTGTGTTTTAAGCGAAATGCCTTTTAATCTTGCCGTATTCAATACGGATGCCGCTGATCAAGTTTATCCCTTATATCCTGAAATCGATCATTGGTTTTTAGCGGGTCATTCTTTGGGTGGTGCTATGGCCAGTAGCTATGCAGAGAAAAATGTTGAAAAGTTGGATGGATTAATTTTACTGGGGGCATATCCCATAAATGACGCTGATCTCCCGACTATAGCTATTTATGGAACGGAAGATATTCAGCTAGATATAGAAAAAATGAGATTGGCAGAAGAGTTTGTTATTGATGGCGGGAATCATGCATATTTCGGCAATTACGGTGAGCAGGAAGGTGATGGCCTTGCATTGATCTCACGCCAAGAACAGCAAATCATTGCAGTGAAAACAATAATTCAGTTTCTTGAAGAAATAGACTGA
- a CDS encoding LD-carboxypeptidase, whose amino-acid sequence MKLMKPSRLQKGDKVATISLSWGGAGDEEILWRYQQGKERLETIFGLEVVEMEHTLKGSDFIYAHPEKRAEDLMNAFKDPSIKAIIACIGGIESIRMLPYIDYDTIRQNPKIFMGYSDSTTTHMICRKAGISSIYGPTLLVDFAENLHMHDYTIEHIKRTWFSDSPIGDISPAKEWTSEFLPWVETNKNTARAYQPNQGYDLLQGTGIVHGYLLGGCLEVFDSLRGTALFPQAEAFNDAILFFETSEDKPPVWYVECALRTYGMMGIFDRINGMIWGKPMDQAHYEDYKEVIQKVLAEFDHTSLPVLTNMNFGHTEPKICLPYGAMAEINCNSISFSILDSAVR is encoded by the coding sequence ATGAAACTAATGAAACCTAGTCGATTACAAAAAGGCGACAAAGTCGCAACAATCAGTCTGTCCTGGGGCGGTGCTGGCGATGAAGAAATCCTTTGGCGTTATCAACAAGGAAAAGAACGTCTGGAAACCATCTTTGGTCTTGAGGTTGTTGAAATGGAGCATACCCTAAAAGGGAGCGATTTCATCTATGCCCATCCAGAAAAGCGAGCTGAAGATCTGATGAATGCTTTTAAGGATCCATCTATCAAAGCTATTATTGCTTGTATCGGTGGCATCGAAAGTATTCGCATGCTTCCCTATATCGACTATGATACCATTCGACAAAACCCCAAGATCTTTATGGGGTATTCGGACTCCACAACGACCCATATGATTTGTAGAAAAGCAGGTATTTCTAGCATCTATGGCCCAACCCTCTTGGTTGATTTTGCCGAGAATCTTCACATGCATGACTATACCATTGAACACATCAAACGAACCTGGTTTTCCGATTCTCCTATTGGAGATATTTCACCCGCAAAAGAATGGACCAGTGAGTTTCTCCCATGGGTAGAGACAAACAAAAATACTGCTAGAGCATACCAGCCCAATCAAGGATATGACCTCCTTCAGGGGACTGGTATCGTTCATGGCTATCTGCTTGGTGGATGTTTGGAAGTATTCGATTCACTTCGAGGGACCGCTCTCTTCCCTCAAGCTGAAGCCTTTAACGATGCGATTCTCTTTTTTGAAACCTCGGAAGATAAACCGCCCGTGTGGTATGTAGAATGTGCTCTACGCACCTACGGTATGATGGGCATCTTCGATCGCATTAATGGCATGATCTGGGGAAAACCCATGGACCAAGCCCACTATGAAGATTATAAAGAAGTGATTCAAAAAGTACTTGCAGAGTTTGACCATACAAGCTTACCCGTTCTGACCAATATGAACTTCGGTCATACAGAACCTAAAATCTGCCTCCCCTACGGCGCGATGGCAGAAATTAATTGCAATTCCATCTCATTTTCTATTTTAGACTCTGCCGTTCGATAA
- a CDS encoding FadR/GntR family transcriptional regulator, translating to MFVQVKNKKVYQHVIEQIQNMVMTGTLKKGDKLPSERDLVEQLGVSRASIREAIRALEMIGLVESRQGEGNFIGGDINSSFFEPLSVMFMLNGGRSEEILELRRVIEVEAVALAAEKITEEQSLELQQLMDQFRTATDETERVQIDKAVHDKIAEIGGNYLILILLSTISSLLETFIRDARGMILREEDNRDLLLAQHQEICDGIIAKDSNRAIEAMKVHLETITMTMRKLQNTQAAER from the coding sequence ATGTTTGTTCAAGTGAAAAATAAAAAAGTGTATCAGCATGTGATTGAGCAAATACAGAATATGGTGATGACAGGAACCTTGAAAAAAGGGGATAAATTGCCTTCGGAACGAGATCTTGTTGAGCAATTAGGGGTTAGTCGAGCTTCAATCCGTGAAGCCATCCGAGCCTTGGAAATGATCGGATTGGTAGAGAGTCGTCAAGGAGAAGGCAATTTTATCGGTGGTGACATCAATAGTAGTTTTTTTGAACCCTTGTCCGTTATGTTTATGTTAAATGGTGGTCGTTCGGAAGAAATTTTGGAATTGCGTCGTGTCATTGAGGTGGAAGCGGTTGCATTGGCTGCTGAGAAAATCACGGAGGAACAAAGTCTTGAGTTGCAGCAGTTGATGGATCAATTCCGAACGGCTACAGATGAGACTGAGCGGGTACAGATTGATAAGGCGGTTCATGACAAGATTGCTGAAATTGGCGGTAACTATTTGATTTTAATCCTTTTGAGTACGATCTCGTCTTTACTGGAAACTTTTATTCGGGATGCTCGAGGCATGATCTTAAGGGAAGAGGACAATCGTGATTTGCTGTTGGCTCAGCATCAGGAGATCTGTGATGGAATTATTGCAAAGGATTCGAACCGTGCCATTGAAGCGATGAAAGTGCATTTGGAAACGATTACGATGACGATGAGGAAACTACAAAATACACAAGCTGCCGAAAGGTAG
- a CDS encoding electron transfer flavoprotein subunit beta/FixA family protein: MKIVVCIKQVPGTSEVEVDEKTGVLKRDGIDSKLNPYDLYAIETAVQLKEVHGAHITAISMGPPQAADVIKEAFMMGVDEGALLTDRKFAGADVLATSYTLAQGVKKTGKPDLVICGKMTTDGDTAQVGPEMAEFLGIPHIANVLRIMEVKDKSIVVEMDMPSTIELAEITFPCLITVEKGIFQPRLPSFKLKMATKDKKIPFYSLKDFDDSNEMNYGLNGSPTQVKRIFPPEGNLDHEIWSGSAADLSEQLFDKLKELKFV, translated from the coding sequence ATGAAGATTGTAGTTTGTATCAAGCAAGTACCCGGTACGTCAGAAGTGGAAGTAGATGAAAAGACTGGTGTATTGAAACGAGATGGAATTGATTCGAAGCTGAATCCGTACGACTTGTATGCCATTGAAACAGCCGTTCAGTTGAAGGAGGTTCATGGGGCGCATATAACTGCCATCAGCATGGGACCGCCTCAAGCGGCAGATGTGATTAAAGAAGCCTTTATGATGGGCGTCGATGAAGGAGCCTTGTTGACAGATCGAAAATTTGCAGGCGCCGATGTACTGGCGACATCCTACACATTGGCACAAGGTGTGAAAAAAACAGGGAAGCCAGATTTGGTTATTTGCGGCAAAATGACTACTGATGGCGATACGGCGCAAGTGGGTCCTGAGATGGCTGAGTTTCTGGGAATCCCACATATTGCTAATGTTTTACGGATTATGGAAGTCAAAGACAAATCGATTGTTGTGGAGATGGATATGCCAAGTACCATAGAACTAGCTGAAATCACCTTCCCGTGTTTGATTACTGTTGAAAAGGGGATTTTCCAACCAAGATTGCCATCATTCAAGTTAAAAATGGCAACAAAGGATAAGAAAATTCCTTTTTACAGTCTGAAAGACTTTGATGATAGCAATGAAATGAATTATGGATTGAATGGATCGCCAACTCAAGTGAAACGAATTTTTCCGCCTGAAGGAAATCTGGATCATGAAATTTGGAGTGGATCGGCTGCAGACTTATCAGAACAATTATTCGACAAATTAAAAGAATTAAAATTTGTTTAA
- a CDS encoding FAD-binding protein has product MAKIIIHHNQIYDLDQAKALCPFGAIEEIDGILDINAGCKMCKICVKNGPKGAFELIEDQIRTINKEEWKGIVVYVDHVDGKIHPVTYELIGKAREMADKIEHPVYALFMGSGIREQANELLHYGVDEVFVYDEEALKDFRIEPYTAVFEDFINLKKPSIALVGGTTVGRSIAPRVAARFKTGLTADCTILDVQDNTDLDQIRPAFGGNIMAHIYTPHHRPQFATVRYKIFTALERSDKKKGFVTKCEIAQEKLASNISVLEVKPKEKVQSIEEAEVIIVAGRAIQKQEDLQMIDELADLLGGQVACTRPLIEAGWIDARKQVGLSGRTVKPKLIITCGVSGAIQFVAGMNNSECIIAINQDEKATIFQSAHYGIVGDIYEIVPTLIEKIKSGEMSISDLKPAVNE; this is encoded by the coding sequence ATGGCAAAAATAATCATTCATCACAATCAAATTTATGACCTGGATCAGGCTAAGGCTTTATGTCCCTTTGGAGCCATTGAAGAGATTGATGGGATATTGGATATCAATGCAGGATGTAAGATGTGTAAAATTTGCGTCAAAAACGGACCAAAAGGCGCCTTTGAATTAATAGAAGATCAAATTCGAACAATCAATAAAGAGGAGTGGAAGGGCATTGTCGTCTACGTCGATCATGTAGATGGAAAGATTCATCCTGTTACATATGAATTGATTGGTAAAGCGAGAGAGATGGCAGACAAAATTGAGCATCCGGTCTATGCGCTTTTTATGGGTTCGGGAATAAGGGAACAAGCCAATGAATTGCTGCACTACGGTGTAGATGAGGTCTTTGTCTATGATGAAGAAGCCCTGAAAGATTTTCGAATTGAACCCTATACGGCAGTCTTTGAGGATTTCATCAATTTGAAGAAACCGTCGATTGCCTTGGTGGGAGGGACTACAGTTGGACGCTCTATTGCCCCTCGGGTGGCAGCGCGTTTCAAGACGGGGTTGACCGCGGATTGTACGATTCTTGATGTTCAAGACAACACCGATTTGGATCAAATTCGTCCTGCTTTTGGCGGAAATATAATGGCGCATATCTATACACCCCATCATCGACCGCAATTTGCAACCGTGCGCTATAAGATTTTTACAGCGCTAGAGCGCAGTGATAAAAAGAAGGGTTTTGTAACAAAATGTGAGATCGCTCAAGAAAAACTCGCATCCAATATATCTGTTCTTGAGGTAAAACCGAAAGAAAAAGTGCAATCGATTGAAGAAGCAGAAGTGATTATTGTAGCGGGACGCGCCATTCAGAAGCAGGAAGATTTGCAGATGATTGATGAGTTAGCTGACCTTTTGGGCGGACAGGTAGCCTGTACAAGACCGCTGATTGAGGCGGGATGGATTGATGCAAGAAAGCAGGTCGGCTTAAGTGGTCGGACTGTGAAGCCAAAACTAATCATTACTTGCGGTGTATCGGGTGCCATTCAATTTGTAGCAGGCATGAACAATTCTGAATGTATCATTGCGATCAATCAAGATGAAAAGGCGACCATTTTTCAATCTGCACATTATGGGATTGTTGGGGACATTTATGAAATTGTGCCGACTTTAATCGAAAAGATAAAGTCTGGCGAGATGTCTATAAGTGATTTGAAACCGGCTGTGAACGAATAG